In Antechinus flavipes isolate AdamAnt ecotype Samford, QLD, Australia chromosome 3, AdamAnt_v2, whole genome shotgun sequence, a genomic segment contains:
- the CIC gene encoding protein capicua homolog isoform X1 yields MKPMKKAGALPGHSGSSKSPPATRAKAQKRRTAGEGGRDEEDEQQQQQQDEEAPPAEEEEERLPEGEAASAQPPPAGPPEDPAQALAPAEDPKGEGEPGRWEPSLSRKTATFKSRAPKKKYVEEHGAGGGSGPEEPPATPEEGRACALPAPPPASARSSSTDTASEHSADLEEEPPEPGPPAPWPPGSAGAAACDLRLLRSQKVLARRDGLFVPAVVKQVRRSQDLGVQFPGDRALTYYEGALAGGVDVVLDATPPPGALAVGTAVCTCVDPGEAAYREGVVVEVNAKPASYKVRLSPGPPAGLPLSPPPRDPEAVWVGRSSLRLLRPPWGPEERRKLPPEAAPGEQGEEPARSPPPPPPPPPPCPPGLEPKQPEDAEVSKISFGQAAPEEEEEKRPPACAAAQPLLPRPPPQLLSPPPKSPAFAGPGRPPEQPSPGQDGAGTSLERGAAPPARARTPLTAAQQKYKKGDVVCTPNGIRKKFNGKQWRRLCSRDGCMKESQRRGYCSRHLSMRTKEMEGLAEAGAGAGPGGAARPPAREGSAEFDWADETSRDSEASSVAARGDSRPRLVAPADLSRFEFDECEAAVMLVSLGSSRSGTPSFSPVSTQSPFSPAPSPSPSPLFGFRPANFSPINASPVIQRTAVRSRHLSASTPKAGVLTPPELGPHPPPPAPRERHSSGILPTFQTNLTFTVPMSPGRRKPELLPHPGGLGGPGGAGGPDFQKADSLDSGVDPVSHPPTPSTPAGFRAVSPAAPFPRSRQPSPLLLLPPPAGLTSDPGPSVRRVPAVQRDSPVIVRNPDVPLPSKFPGEVAAGGETRAGGQPSRAGREHPGAPGANSGKPGPPPPLPAPVPISVPPAGPAAVAQPGPAFGLASSPFQPVAFHPSPTALLPVLVPSSYPGHPAPKKEVIMGRPGTVWTNVEPRSVAVFPWHSLVPFLAPSQPDPSVQPSEAQQPASHSVSSSQSKEPAESAAVAHEQCSSGTGGPESGRPPGATCPESPAPGPPQAPGASEGSKVPPQHSEEEGPGPTGESRLDSETESDHDDAFLSIMSPEIQLPLPPGKRRTQSLSALPKERDSSSEKDGRSPNKREKDHIRRPMNAFMIFSKRHRALVHQRHPNQDNRTVSKILGEWWYALGPKEKQKYHDLAFQVKEAHFKAHPDWKWCNKDRKKSSSDAKPVALGLAGGPKEMRERSMSETGTAAAPGVSSELLSAAAQTLLGTEVKTPASGPGTAERLHAAGPGPTRPRAFSHSGVHGLDGGEPDSQALQELTQMVSGPAPYTGPKPAPQYGGPGPFATPSEGGTLAGGRPPMLPARPSRSQRTASEDMTSDEERMVICEEEGDDDVIADDGFGSADIDLKCKERVTDSDSEDSSGEDPEGAKGFGRKLFSPVIRSSSLSTAFTHCRPPLESEPPGAPDPSSAFSKGYGPTPSSSSSSSSFQLAPGTFKTQESGRGVATGPLRAQHSVGGGPLPPKARFPPVDPNAYRRKRPESTGGPEPPGSQSFPSPSVIASPSGGGVLQALVLPPGGSLYPAKDPPERDGSAAARLPSATVLVTAPASLGSGGLAYGAPPAPPRPAPTVVTNVVRPVSSTPVPIASKPFPGAGRGEGSPAEGGAKGEAGAGPRAPGGSPLGIGLVYTDKKQAAPTAPHLVAGPLLGVGKAPAAVTNLLVGTPGYGASAPPAVQFIAQGPPGGGGAAAAAGPPTGSGPNGPVPLGILQPAPLGKPGGITQVQYILPTLPQQLQVAPAPTVPGPKAAAVGGSGPTASIRFALPPGTATNGKVLAPATPAPGIPILQPVPSAAPPKAQSVSPVQAQPSAGSTQLLPGKVLVPLAAPGVAVRGGGASQSLPLVSPPFSVPVQNGAQPSSKIIQLTPVPVTTPGSLVPPLSPATLPSPASQSQKVILPSSTRITYVQSAAGHALPLGPGSSSSQSAAPGTPASYGPASSVALGFTTIGPSGPAIVQPLISGQAPLLAPGQVGVSPVPSPQLPPACTGGPVITAFYPGGPGGPSAMPLPQPTPPAPAPPGLVYTVATSAAPPAAILPKGGAPAPPAPTASQTPTSPFPSATGSVAYSLVTPKAQRPPPKPPQKVKAAIASIPVGSYESGVPARPGPVPRQAAEQSATREVPPEAEADGRPATPAPPPPPENWVPPGRESSRASPPPGPPAEDRTGVKAPEMAGKIPSSPDWRIPALALESRSEPPAPPSPAPAPGGSEGGGGRPPGTGDTPERKEAPSKKVKVRPPPLKKTFDSVDNRVLSEVDFEERFAELPEFRPEEVLPSPTLQSLATSPRAILGSYRKKRKNSTDLDSAPEDPTSPKRKMRRRSSCSSEPNTPKSAKCEGDIFTFDRTGTEAEDVLGELEYEKVPYSSLRRTLDQRRALVMQLFQDHGFFPSAQATAAFQARYADIFPSKVCLQLKIREVRQKIMQAATPTEQPPSGEAPGPGPPPPAQGPLPRPPPRAPTHPPLLRTPRPPSLWPPLPKPRSQHPVTPAGTGPASLPLPRPDPPRGAGEGSAGEYHPPRGDRRPRAGPGHGGAGGGKLGGRGEPRM; encoded by the exons ATGAAACCCATGAAGAAAGCGGGCGCGCTCCCCGGGCACAGCGGCAGCAGCAAGTCCCCCCCGGCCACCAGGGCCAAGGCCCAGAAGCGCCGCACGGCGGGCGAGGGGGGCCGGGACGAGGAGGacgagcagcagcagcagcagcaggacgAGGAGGCGCCCCctgcggaggaggaggaggagcggcTCCCGGAGGGCGAGGCCGCCTCGGCTCAGCCGCCCCCCGCGGGACCCCCCGAGGACCCCGCGCAAGCTCTGGCGCCGGCCGAGGACCccaagggggagggggagcccgGCCGCTGGGAGCCTTCCCTGAGCCGGAAGACCGCCACCTTCAAGTCGAGGGCCCCCAAGAAGAAGTACGTGGAGGAGCACGGCGCGGGGGGGGGCAGCGGGCCGGAGGAGCCCCCGGCCACCCCCGAGGAGGGCAGGGCCTGCGCCCTGCCGGCCCCGCCGCCCGCCTCCGCGCGGTCATCCTCCACGGACACAGCCAGCGAGCACTCGGCCGACCTGGAGGAGGAGCCGCCCGAGCCCGGCCCCCCGGCGCCCTGGCCCCCCGGCTCCGCGGGGGCCGCGGCCTGTGACCTGCGCCTGCTGCGCTCCCAGAAGGTCCTGGCGCGGCGGGACGGGCTCTTCGTGCCCGCCGTGGTGAAGCAGGTCCGGCGCAGCCAAGACCTCGGCGTGCAGTTCCCCGGGGACCGGGCCCTGACCTACTACGAGGGGGCGCTGGCCGGCGGCGTGGACGTGGTCCTGGACGCCACGCCGCCCCCCGGGGCGCTGGCCGTGGGCACCGCCGTGTGCACCTGCGTGGACCCCGGCGAGGCGGCCTACCGCGAGGGCGTGGTGGTGGAGGTGAACGCCAAGCCGGCCTCCTACAAGGTGCGCCTGAGCCCCGGGCCCCCCGCGGGGCTCCCGCTGAGCCCGCCCCCCAGGGACCCCGAGGCCGTCTGGGTGGGCCGCTCCAGCCTGCGCCTCCTGCGCCCCCCCTGGGGCCCCGAGGAACGGAGGAAGCTGCCGCCGGAGGCCGCCCCCGGGGAGCAGGGAGAGGAGCCGGCGCGGAGCCcgccgcccccgccgccgccgccgcccccctGCCCCCCCGGCCTGGAGCCCAAGCAGCCGGAGGACGCCGAGGTCTCCAAGATCAGCTTCGGCCAGGCGGccccggaggaggaggaggagaagcggCCCCCCGCCTGCGCCGCCGCCCAGCCTCTGCTGCCGCGGCCCCCGCCCCAGCTGCTCTCGCCGCCCCCCAAGTCCCCGGCCTTCGCCGGGCCCGGCCGCCCCCCCGAGCAGCCCTCCCCCGGGCAGGACGGGGCCGGGACCTCCCTGGAGCGGGGGGCGGCGCCGCCGGCCCGGGCCCGGACGCCCCTCACGGCCGCCCAGCAGAAGTACAAGAAGGGGGACGTGGTGTGCACGCCCAACGGCATCCGCAAGAAGTTCAACGGCAAGCAGTGGCGGCGGCTGTGCTCGCGCGACGGCTGCATGAAGGAGTCCCAGCGCCGGGGCTACTGCTCGCGCCACCTGTCCATGCGCACCAAGGAGATGGAGGGGCTGGCCGAGGCGGGCGCGGGCGCGGGCCCCGGGGGGGCCGCCCGCCCCCCCGCCCGCGAGGGCAGCGCCGAGTTCGACTGGGCCGACGAGACCTCGAGGGACAGCGAGGCCAGCAGCGTGGCGGCGCGCGGGGACTCGCGGCCCCGCCTGGTGGCGCCCGCCGACCTGTCGCGCTTCGAGTTTGACGAGTGCGAGGCGGCCGTGATGCTGGTGTCTCTGGGCAGCTCGCGCTCCGGGACGCCCTCCTTCTCGCCCGTCTCCACCCAGTCGCCCTTCTCCCCGGCCCCCTCGCCCTCGCCCTCGCCCCTCTTCGGCTTCCGGCCCGCCAACTTCAGCCCCATCAACGCGTCCCCCGTGATCCAGCGCACCGCCGTCCGCAGCCGGCATCTGAGCGCCAGCACCCCCAAGGCCGGCGTGCTGACCCCGCCGGAGCTGGGCCCCCACCcgccgccccccgccccccgggAGCGCCACTCCTCGGGCATCCTGCCCACCTTTCAGACCAACCTGACCTTCACGGTGCCCATGAGCCCCGGCCGGCGCAAGCCGGAGCTGCTGCCCCACCCGGGGGGGCTCGGGGGCCCCGGGGGCGCGGGGGGCCCGGACTTTCAGAAGGCCGACAGCCTGGACTCCGGAGTGGACCCCGTCTCCCACCCCCCGACCCCCTCCACGCCGGCCGGCTTCCGGGCCGTGTCGCCGGCCGCGCCCTTCCCCCGCTCCCGCCAGCCGTccccgctgctgctgctgcccccCCCGGCCGGCCTCACATCCGACCCCGGCCCCTCGGTGCGGCGGGTGCCGGCCGTGCAGAGAGACTCTCCCGTGATCGTCCGAAATCCCGACGTCCCGCTGCCTTCCAAGTTCCCCGGGGAGGTGGCCGCGGGCGGGGAGACCCGGGCCGGCGGCCAGCCCAGCAGAGCTGGGCGAGAGCACCCCGGCGCCCCCGGGGCGAACAGTGGGAAGCCGGGCCCGCCCCCGCCCCTGCCCGCCCCCGTCCCCATCAGCGTCCCCCCCGCCGGGCCGGCCGCCGTGGCTCAGCCGGGCCCGGCTTTTGGACTGGCCTCCTCACCGTTCCAGCCGGTCGCCTTCCACCCCTCGCCCACCGCCCTGCTGCCCGTCCTCGTGCCCAGCAGCTACCCTGGGCACCCCGCCCCCAAGAAGGAGGTCATCATGGGCCGGCCTGGGACAG TGTGGACAAATGTGGAGCCACGCTCAGTGGCCGTATTTCCCTGGCACTCGCTTGTCCCATTCCTGGCACCCAGCCAGCCTGACCCTTCTGTTCAGCCCAGTGAGGCCCAGCAGCCAGCCAGCCACTCTGTCTCCTCTAGCCAGAGCAAAG AGCCCGCAGAGTCCGCGGCAGTAGCCCACGAGCAATGCTCCAGTGGGACAGGAGGCCCAGAATCTGGACGGCCACCTGGGGCTACCTGCCCCGAGAGCCCAGCTCCCGGCCCTCCCCAAGCCCCTGGGGCTTCCGAAGGCAGCAAGGTTCCACCTCAGCATTCTGAGGAGGAAGGCCCCGGGCCTACCGGGGAGAGCCGGCTGGATAGCGAGACTGAGAGTGACCACGATGACGC GTTCCTCTCTATCATGTCTCCTGAGATCCAGTTGCCACTCCCACCAGGAAAACGCCGGACACAGTCCCTCAGCGCCTTGCCCAAGGAGAGGGACTCTTCCTCCGAGAAGGATGGGCGCAGCCCCAACAAG AGGGAGAAGGATCACATCCGACGGCCCATGAACGCCTTCATGATATTCAGCAAGCGACACCGGGCCCTGGTGCATCAGCGCCACCCAAACCAGGATAACCGGACCGTCAGCAAGATTCTGGGCGAGTGGTGGTATGCTCTGGGACCCAAGGAGAAACAGAAGTACCACGATCTGGCCTTTCAG GTGAAGGAGGCCCACTTCAAGGCCCACCCGGACTGGAAATGGTGCAACAAGGACCGGAAGAAGTCAAGCTCAGACGCCAAGCCCGTGGCCCTCGGCCTGGCGGGAGGTCCCAAGGAGATGCGAGAGCGCAGCATGTCCGAGACCGGCACGGCAGCCGCCCCTGGAG TCTCGTCAGAGTTACTGTCGGCAGCAGCCCAAACCTTGCTGGGCACGGAGGTCAAGACCCCGGCCTCTGGCCCTGGGACCGCAGAACGGCTCCACGCCGCGGGGCCCGGCCCCACCAGGCCTCGAGCGTTCTCCCACAGTGGTGTGCACGGCTTAGACGGGGGTGAGCCGGACAGCCAGGCGCTGCAGGAACTCACCCAG ATGGTGTCGGGTCCAGCTCCCTACACGGGACCGAAGCCTGCACCTCAGTATGGAGGCCCGGGGCCTTTTGCCACTCCCAGCGAGGGCGGAACCTTGGCGGGCGGGCGGCCCCCGATGCTGCCGGCGCGGCCGTCCCGCTCCCAGCGCACGGCCAGCGAAGACATGACCAGCGACGAGGAGCGGATGGTCATCTGTGAGGAGGAAGGCGACGATGACGTCATCG CGGACGACGGCTTCGGCAGCGCCGACATCGACCTGAAGTGCAAAGAGCGGGTGACGGACAGCGACAGCGAGGACAGCTCCGGGGAGGACCCCGAGGGCGCCAAG GGCTTTGGCAGGAAGTTGTTCTCACCTGTGATCCGGTCATCCTCTTTGTCTACTGCCTTCACTCACTGCCGCCCACCCCTGGAGTCTGAACCCCCCGGAGCCCCTGACCCATCTTCAGCTTTTTCCAAGGGCTACGGGCCCAcgccatcctcctcctcctcctcctcttccttccagtTGGCCCCCGGGACCTTCAAGACCCAAGAGTCTGGTCGAGGTGTTGCCACAGGGCCTCTTCGTGCCCAGCACTCGGTCGGGGGAGGCCCCCTGCCTCCTAAAGCCCGATTTCCTCCTGTGGACCCAAATGCTTATCGGCGCAAGCGGCCAGAGAGCACGGGAGGGCCGGAGCCCCCTGGATCCCAGTCCTTCCCCAGCCCCTCGGTCATCGCCTCGCCTTCTGGAGGGGGTGTCCTGCAGGCCTTAGTGCTGCCCCCCGGGGGCAGCCTGTACCCAGCCAAGGATCCCCCCGAGCGGGATGGGAGCGCAGCTGCCCGACTGCCGTCGGCCACGGTGCTGGTGACGGCCCCTGCCTCGCTGGGGAGTGGAGGACTCGCCTATGGAGCCCCCCCAGCCCCCCCACGCCCCGCTCCAACTGTGGTGACCAATGTGGTCCGGCCGGTCAGCAGCACCCCGGTGCCCATTGCTTCCAAACCCTTCCCTGGGGCGGGGCGAGGTGAGGGATCACCGGCCGAAGGAGGTGCCAAAGGGGAGGCGGGGGCTGGTCCCCGAGCACCAGGGGGCTCTCCGCTCGGTATCGGTCTGGTCTACACCGATAAAAAGCAAGCAGCCCCTACGGCCCCGCATCTGGTGGCAGGGCCCCTTCTGGGGGTGGGCAAGGCCCCCGCTGCCGTGACCAACCTTCTTGTGGGCACCCCGGGATATGGTGCCTCTGCCCCTCCGGCTGTGCAGTTCATTGCCCAAGGACCGCCCGGTGGAGGtggggcagcagctgcagcaggGCCCCCCACTGGCAGTGGCCCTAATGGCCCTGTGCCCCTGGGCATCTTGCAGCCCGCCCCTCTAGGCAAACCTGGGGGCATCACCCAGGTGCAGTACATTCTGCCCACCCTGCCCCAGCAGCTGCAAGTGGCCCCAGCCCCGACGGTGCCTGGGCCCAAAGCCGCAGCTGTCGGGGGATCGGGCCCCACGGCCAGCATCCGCTTTGCCCTGCCACCAGGAACTGCCACCAATGGGAAGGTCCTGGCACCAGCCACCCCGGCCCCTGGGATTCCCATCCTGCAGCCAGTGCCCTCTGCCGCACCCCCCAAAG cCCAGTCAGTGTCTCCAGTGCAGGCCCAGCCCTCGGCAGGCTCCACCCAGCTGCTGCCCGGGAAGGTCCTGGTGCCCCTGGCGGCACCTGGCGTGGCGGTGCGAGGCGGGGGAGCCAGCCAGTCTCTGCCCTTGGTGAGCCCACCCTTCTCTGTGCCAGTGCAGAACGGAGCCCAGCCATCTAGCAAG ATCATCCAGCTCACCCCGGTGCCGGTGACCACCCCCGGCAGCCTGGTGCCCCCGCTCAGCCCGGCCACCCTGCCCAGCCCTGCCTCCCAGTCCCAGAAGGTCATTCTGCCCTCTTCCACCAG GATAACCTACGTGCAGTCGGCCGCCGGGCACGCCCTGCCCCTGGGCCCCGGCTCCTCCTCCAGCCAGAGCGCGGCTCCCGGCACGCCGGCCTCCTACGGGCCGGCCAGCTCCGTGGCCCTGGGCTTCACCACCATCGGGCCCAGCGGTCCTGCCATAGTCCAGCCCCTGATCTCAG gCCAAGCCCCGCTTCTGGCCCCAGGCCAGGTTGGCGTGTCACCAGTCCCCAGCCCCCAGCTGCCGCCAGCCTGCACTGGGGGTCCCGTCATCACAGCCTTCTACCCTGGCGGGCCAGGGGGCCCCTCAGCCATGCCCCTCCCTCAGCCAACCCCACCAGCCCCCGCCCCCCCGGGTCTCGTCTATACCGTGGCCACCAGTGCTGCCCCACCTGCTGCCATCCTGCCCAAGGGCGGGGCACCCGCTCCTCCGGCCCCCACTGCCTCTCAGACCCCTACTAGTCCTTTCCCCAGTGCCACAG GCTCTGTGGCTTACAGCTTGGTGACCCCGAAAGCCCAGCGCCCCCCACCCAAGCCCCCACAGAAAGTGAAGGCGGCCATCGCCAGCATCCCCGTGGGGTCCTATGAGTCGGGGGTCCCTGCCCGGCCGGGTCCCGTCCCCCGGCAGGCTGCGGAGCAGAGCGCCACCAGGGAGGTGCCCCCAGAGGCGGAGGCTGACGGTCGGCCGGCCACCCCCGCGCCCCCACCTCCCCCGGAAAATTGGGTTCCGCCCGGCCGGGAGAGCTCACGGGCCAGCCCTCCCCCAGGCCCGCCCGCCGAGGATCGGACAGGAGTCAAGGCACCGGAAATG GCCGGCAAGATTCCCAGCTCCCCTGATTGGCGGATTCCAGCCCTGGCACTGGAGAGCCGCAGCGAGCCCCCGGCTCCGCCCAGCCCAGCCCCCGCCCCTGGGGGCAGCGAAGGGGGTGGCGGGCGGCCTCCCGGGACCGGGGACACCCCAGAGCGGAAGGAAGCCCCCAGCAAGAAGGTGAAGGTTCGGCCTCCTCCGCTGAAGAAGACCTTTGACTCGGTGGACAA CAGGGTCCTCTCGGAGGTGGACTTCGAGGAGCGCTTCGCGGAGCTGCCCGAGTTCCGGCCGGAGGAGGTGCTGCCCTCGCCCACGCTGCAGTCGCTGGCCACCTCCCCCCGCGCCATCCTGGGCTCCTACcggaagaagaggaagaactcGACGG accTGGACTCAGCCCCAGAGGACCCCACCTCCCCCAAGCGCAAAATGAGGCGTCGTTCGAGCTGCAGCTCCGAGCCCAACACGCCGAAGAGCGCCAAGTGCGAGGGCGACATCTTCACCTTTGACCGCACCG GCACGGAGGCGGAGGACGTGCTGGGGGAGCTGGAGTACGAGAAGGTGCCCTACTCGTCGCTGCGCCGCACCTTGGACCAGCGGCGCGCCCTGGTCATGCAGCTCTTCCAGGACCACGGCTTCTTCCCCTCGG CCCAGGCCACGGCCGCGTTCCAGGCGCGCTACGCAGACATCTTCCCCTCCAAAGTGTGTCTCCAGCTGAAGATCAGAGAGGTCCGGCAGAAGATCATGCAGGCGGCAACCCCCACAGAACAGCCTCCCAGTGGGGAGGCCCCTGGCCCCGGGCCTCCCCCGCCAGCGCAGGGACCGCTCCCCCGCCCCCCACCGAGGGCCCCGACTCACCCTCCCCTGCTCCGGACTCCTCGTCCTCCGTCCCTTTGGCCGCCCCTCCCCAAGCCTCGGAGCCAGCACCCAGTGACGCCGGCTGGGACGGGGCCGGCCAGCCTTCCCCTCCCCCGCCCGGACCCTCCCCGGGGGGCAGGTGAGGGGTCCGCAGGGGAATATCATCCCCCAAGAGGAGACAGACGGCCCCGAGCTGGCCCCGGGCACGGCGGTGCAGGGGGCGGaaagctgggggggaggggggagccccGTATGTGA